A window of Fundulus heteroclitus isolate FHET01 chromosome 15, MU-UCD_Fhet_4.1, whole genome shotgun sequence contains these coding sequences:
- the LOC118566052 gene encoding uncharacterized protein LOC118566052, translating into MEQTLSWVDMVDLDIQVDYDAIIFPMEDGSDGTSELHPTQPEDGTEIQGESGPSAGSETPPSVELQQDSSSSADSGSLNSEDIQQTRQPSPRSEKPRKDLSAFTSSQAPHSYHQSKHFQGRGQQAERPHIQAPVYYVASNSQAHKRKPRHSQATGSSEARHPQYFKSDKMPEHASAVTVIPPSLDIEQAIKRISDLTQQVDDLKQELQGKVFDLHEERERRIKFQVDCKAQLEQIQELEKSLEHERHMRLKCEKKVEKQETLAAPQAAGASRFPRIPKVTVHESVLNELSFLGGRQKKMP; encoded by the coding sequence ATGGAGCAAACGCTTTCATGGGTAGACATGGTCGACCTCGACATCCAAGTCGACTACGATGCAATCATCTTCCCTATGGAAGATGGCAGTGACGgtaccagtgagctgcatcccACCCAGCCAGAAGATGGTACAGAGATCCAAGGGGAATCTGGTCCCTCTGCTGGATCTGAGACTCCTCCTTCAGTGGAGCTTCAGCAGGATTCATCTTCCTCTGCTGACTCTGGCTCTCTCAACTCAGAAGATATCCAGCAAACACGTCAGCCATCGCCAAGGTCAGAAAAACCAAGGAAAGACCTCAGTGCCTTTACTTCCTCTCAGGCACCTCATTCATACCACCAATCTAAGCATTTCCAGGGCCGAGGCCAACAAGCAGAGCGGCCACACATCCAGGCCCCAGTTTACTACGTGGCTTCCAACTCACAAGCCCACAAGAGAAaaccaaggcattcccaggccactGGAAGCTCTGAGGCTCGTCACCCCCAGTACTTTAAGAGTGACAAGATGCCTGAACACGCCTCAGCTGTTACGGTGATCCCTCCCTCGTTGGACATTGAACAGGCAATCAAACGTATCAGTGATCTCACGCAGCAGGTGGACGATCTTAAACAGGAGCTGCAAGGTAAGGTCTTTGATCTTCACGAGGAGAGAGAACGAAGAATCAAGTTTCAGGTTGATTGCAAAGCACAGCTGGAGCAGATCCAAGAACTGGAAAAAAGTTTAGAACATGAACGCCACATGAGattgaaatgtgaaaagaaagtgGAGAAGCAGGAAACACTTGCTGCACCGCAGGCTGCAGGTGCATCAAGATTTCCACGCATTCCCAAAGTTACGGTCCATGAGAGCGTTCTGAATGAGCTGAGTTTTTTAGGAGGCAGGCAGAAAAAAATGCCTTGA